In Gemmatimonadaceae bacterium, one DNA window encodes the following:
- a CDS encoding serine hydrolase, whose protein sequence is MFALDRRCLALVTCAALAAVTPSLSAQPRAFPSDSAIRAVLVARVNGGIAPGYAVGLIDSTGATRIITVGTGAGSAPVDAHTLFEIGSITKTFTGTILASMVADRSVRLDQPVAELLPPGTRIPARGARQITLLDLATQSSGLPRMPGNFAPKDPTNPYADYDGARMLSFLASYELTRDPGAAYDYSNLGVGLLGYALAARAKQSYEQLVTKRVLAPLGMRESAVALTPALRARMSTGHDASGAAVPLWDLDAIAGAGALRSSITDMLRYLEANLAADVDPTSAKTHGLGAVLADAHAARYTKGPSGMSLGLAWHRLPGPGGDTIVWHNGGTGGFTSFLGYSAKRKMGVVILANSTSGPDGIAMHWLAGAPLPAATKPRNATRAAITLPPETLDRYVGRFEITPAFSLTVARTGNSLTLTATAQPTLALLAESPTRFFVREVEADLEYEFDAAGNAVSLTLLQQGAKMRGVRK, encoded by the coding sequence GTGGCATTGCCCCGGGATACGCGGTCGGGCTCATCGACTCGACGGGCGCAACGCGCATCATCACCGTGGGGACCGGCGCAGGCTCAGCGCCAGTGGACGCGCACACGCTCTTCGAGATTGGCTCGATCACGAAGACGTTTACGGGCACCATCCTCGCGAGCATGGTCGCCGACCGGTCTGTCCGGCTGGACCAACCCGTCGCCGAGCTGCTTCCGCCGGGCACGCGCATTCCCGCTCGCGGTGCGCGGCAGATCACGCTGCTCGATCTGGCCACGCAGAGCTCCGGGCTGCCGCGCATGCCCGGCAACTTCGCGCCGAAGGATCCCACGAATCCGTACGCCGATTACGACGGCGCCCGCATGCTGAGCTTTCTCGCCAGCTACGAACTCACCCGCGATCCGGGCGCGGCGTACGACTACTCCAATCTCGGCGTCGGCCTCCTGGGCTATGCACTGGCGGCCCGCGCAAAGCAGAGCTACGAGCAGCTCGTGACCAAGCGCGTCCTGGCGCCACTCGGCATGCGCGAATCGGCCGTCGCGCTCACGCCGGCGCTGCGGGCCCGTATGTCCACCGGCCATGATGCCAGCGGGGCGGCCGTTCCCCTCTGGGATCTCGATGCCATCGCGGGCGCCGGCGCCCTACGCAGCAGCATCACCGACATGCTGCGCTATCTCGAGGCCAATCTCGCGGCCGATGTGGATCCGACCAGCGCGAAGACGCATGGCCTGGGCGCCGTCCTCGCCGACGCTCACGCGGCGCGCTATACCAAGGGGCCATCCGGCATGTCGTTGGGGCTCGCCTGGCATCGGCTGCCAGGCCCCGGCGGCGACACGATCGTGTGGCACAACGGTGGAACCGGCGGCTTCACGTCGTTCCTGGGCTACAGCGCGAAGCGCAAGATGGGCGTGGTCATTCTGGCCAACTCCACGTCGGGCCCCGATGGCATCGCGATGCACTGGCTGGCCGGTGCACCCCTGCCGGCGGCGACCAAACCGCGGAATGCCACGCGGGCGGCCATCACCTTGCCCCCCGAGACGCTCGACCGCTACGTCGGGCGATTCGAGATCACGCCGGCGTTTTCGCTCACCGTGGCCCGCACCGGCAACTCGCTCACGCTCACGGCCACGGCGCAGCCCACGTTGGCGCTGCTCGCCGAGTCTCCCACGCGCTTCTTCGTGCGCGAAGTCGAAGCCGACCTCGAGTACGAATTCGATGCCGCCGGCAACGCCGTGTCGCTGACGCTGCTGCAGCAGGGCGCCAAGATGCGCGGCGTCCGGAAGTAA
- a CDS encoding cupin domain-containing protein produces MLTRVAVLISQLGLRAHPEGGWYAETFRSPHVVQPADRRGDRAALTAIWFLLVNGTYSAWHRVESDESWHWYEGEPLELFVSPPEGGPTTRILLGPLATGGTPQYVVPAGWWQAARPTGSYTLSGCTVGPGFDFADFTLLRDVPAYQRPSLDPALL; encoded by the coding sequence ATGCTCACACGTGTTGCCGTCCTCATCTCGCAACTCGGCCTGCGCGCCCACCCGGAGGGGGGCTGGTACGCCGAGACGTTTCGTTCGCCGCATGTGGTTCAGCCCGCTGATCGTCGTGGCGATCGGGCCGCACTGACGGCGATCTGGTTCCTGCTCGTCAATGGGACGTACAGCGCCTGGCATCGCGTCGAAAGCGATGAATCGTGGCACTGGTACGAAGGGGAACCGCTCGAACTGTTCGTCTCGCCGCCTGAGGGCGGGCCGACCACGCGCATTCTTCTGGGACCGCTCGCGACCGGCGGGACGCCGCAGTACGTCGTCCCCGCCGGGTGGTGGCAAGCCGCGCGTCCCACCGGCAGCTATACGCTGAGCGGCTGCACGGTGGGGCCCGGGTTCGACTTTGCCGACTTCACGCTGCTGAGAGACGTGCCGGCGTATCAGCGGCCGTCGCTCGATCCCGCGCTGTTGTAG